The Bubalus kerabau isolate K-KA32 ecotype Philippines breed swamp buffalo chromosome X, PCC_UOA_SB_1v2, whole genome shotgun sequence genome has a segment encoding these proteins:
- the LOC129639741 gene encoding germ cell-less protein-like 1, with translation MGAVESWMPSNRVGHAPEEPGAPEGEEEAEEVAGAVIEEGEESENARPTTSQGRHKRKTGPEGQLTKATHRKRAKDRFESIYKTLFLRGEGSDVQIRALGEEWNLHKVYLCQSGYFASMFSGAWRETTMDIVELQMPDENIDCEALHEALGSLYRNSVLIPPGRVVPMLATASMLQLDKLIQQCGEVMKETVSDQTVCSYYCSAESYGLQNIRAMCLQWLLDNLMTQHSEELLREISLDLMKEVIASSELIVMEVEMDVYTTLKKWMFLQLQPTWRGPRRDLLPDADSWFARSRQESEGTAFLETEQGRAFVPAFQQLRLAYIICDLPSARIIDQDALIPATWLAPVYKEQWLALLRAEQTRDLGPVDVFVSDLQRTSMRCGGRLLRDAQRTWRWAGFNFGWDLVVCYANRRIIFKHSALKKSCGLGVSLLWQRKVAFRLRLASLDRAGRAIFRKQTEFQVLSLGKDEELEVVNLENEDMVFPIYVTCNFLYLPREGRFPQ, from the coding sequence ATGGGAGCAGTAGAGAGTTGGATGCCCTCGAACAGAGTGGGGCATgccccagaggagccaggtgctcctgagggggaggaggaggccgaAGAGGTAGCAGGGGCAGTgatagaggaaggggaggagagtgaaaatgccagACCCACCACTAGTCAAGGGCGCCACAAGCGGAAGACAGGCCCAGAAGGGCAGCTCACAAAAGCGACCCACAGGAAGAGAGCAAAAGACAGATTCGAGTCCATTTATAAGACACTTTttctgagaggagaagggagtgacgtGCAGATCCGTGCCCTGGGGGAGGAGTGGAACTTGCACAAGGTCTACTTGTGCCAGTCAggatactttgctagcatgttcaGTGGTGCGTGGCGTGAGACAACCATGGATATTGTAGAGTTGCAGATGCCTGACGAGAACATTGATTGTGAGGCACTGCACGAGGCTTTAGGTTCCCTGTACCGAAACTCTGTGCTCATCCCACCCGGTCGAGTGGTCCCCATGCTGGCCACAGCCAGCATGCTGCAGCTGGACAAGCTGATTCAGCAGTGCGGGGAGGTAATGAAGGAGACGGTCAGTGATCAGACCGTGTGCAGCTACTACTGCTCTGCTGAGAGCTACGGACTCCAGAACATCAGGGCCATGTGTCTTCAGTGGCTGCTGGACAATCTAATGACCCAGCATAGTGAGGAGTTATTGAGAGAAATTAGCCTGGATCTCATGAAAGAGGTCATTGCCTCTTCAGAGCTCATCGTGATGGAGGTAGAGATGGATGTGTACACGACGCTGAAAAAGTGGATGTTCCTGCAGCTGCAGCCGACATGGAGAGGCCCCCGCAGAGACCTACTGCCTGACGCCGACTCGTGGTTTGCCAGGTCCAGGCAGGAGTCAGAGGGCACCGCTTTCCTGGAGACCGAGCAGGGCAGAGCCTTCGTGCCAGCGTTCCAGCAGCTGCGGCTTGCCTACATAATCTGCGACCTGCCGTCAGCACGCATCATCGACCAGGATGCACTGATCCCTGCCACGTGGCTGGCCCCAGTGTACAAAGAGCAGTGGCTTGCCCTCCTCCGGGCTGAGCAGACCAGAGACCTCGGGCCCGTGGATGTCTTCGTGTCCGACCTCCAGAGGACCAGCATGCGGTGCGGGGGCCGGCTCCTCAGGGATGCGCAGCGCACCTGGCGGTGGGCAGGTTTCAACTTCGGCTGGGACTTGGTGGTGTGCTATGCCAACCGGCGCATCATTTTCAAGCACAGCGCGCTGAAGAAATCTTGCGGTCTCGGGGTCAGCTTACTCTGGCAGAGAAAGGTCGCGTTCCGCTTGCGCCTGGCCTCCTTGGACAGGGCTGGAAGAGCCATTTTCCGGAAGCAGACAGAATTCCAAGTGCTTTCCCTGGGAAAGGATGAAGAGCTAGAGGTGGTGAATCTGGAGAACGAAGATATGGTTTTCCCCATATATGTGACCTGTAATTTCCTGTACCTCCCCAGAGAGGGGCGTTTTCCTCAGTGA